Part of the Streptomyces sp. NBC_01460 genome, CTGCGCTGGGCGGCGGGCCTCGGTCATGCGCGGGTCGCGGAGACCCTGCTGGCCCAAGGTGCCGACCCGGACCTTCCCGGCCCTCAGGGCGAGGTCCCGCTGGTGGTGGCGGCACGGAGGGGATCGGCGCACACCGTACGGGCGCTGCTGCTCCGGGGCGCCCGCGGCCACTCCCCCGCGCTGGAGGAGGCGAGGCGGATGCTGACGCTGGACGTCGAGCAGGAGTTGCGCGCCGCGTTGCGGAGGGCGTACGGGGACGAGGGCCACGCGAGTGCGGTACGCCGCGCGCGGGTGGACGGCGGGGTGACCGTCACCGTCGAGCTGCTGCGGGGCGGGGAGCCGTTCGCGTCGCAGGACCTGCAGACGGGGCACGGGGCGATCGCGACGCTGCTGGAGAACGAGCTGGGTGTGCGGGCCCCGTTCGAGGAGCTGGCCGTCCGGGCCCTGCGGGGCGGGGACCCCGGCCTGGACAACTGGCTGGTGGCGGCGGAGACGCTCCGGCTGCGGGGCGACGAGGAGACGTTCCAGGCGGCGGTGGCCTGGACGGCGAGCGGGGATCCGCTGCGGCAGGCGTTCGGTGCGGACGTGCTGGCGCGGCTCGGATTCCGTGCCGGCGCCAGGCCGTTCGCCGCGCGGGCGGTCCCGCTGCTGCGGGAGCTGGCCCGGGCCGGGGCCCCGGTCGCCGCCGAAGCGGCGGCGCGGGCGCTCGGTGGGTACGAGGACGCGCCCGCGGAATGAGAACGGGCGCGGTGACCGGCCGGAGCCGGTCACCGCGCCCGGTGGTCACGCTGCCCGGCGTCCGCGGCCGGGGGCGCTGCCGCGTCCCGTGCCCGCGGCCCGGCCGGCCCCGGCCCCGCGGGCGGATCCGCCCGCGCCGCCGGCACCACCGCGGGAAGCGCCACCGCCGGCACCACCACGAGCCGCGCCGCCGCCGGCGCCGCCCCGTGCGCCGCCGCCCGTGCCGCCACCGCGGGAAGCGCCGCCGGCGCCGCCCTGAGCGGCGCCCTGGCCCGCGCCCGTCCCGCCGCGCCGGCCGCGGCCGCGGCTGCCCGAGCGGAAGGACCCGCCGGCCGCCGCGCCGGAGCCCTGGCCGCCGCCGCGCGTGCGCGGCTTGGGCTGCACCGGCTCCGGCACCTCGATGACGATGGCGACGCCGGAGGGTTCACGGGCGCCCGTGATCCGGCTGAGCTCCTCGTCGCCGGACTTGATCCGGGTGGTGCGGGGCGCGATGCCCGCGTCCTGCATCAGCCGGGTCATGTCGCGCTTCTCCTCGGGCAGCACGAGCGTGACGACGCTGCCCGACTCCCCGGCGCGCGCCGTGCGCCCGCCTCGGTGGAGGTAGTCCTTGTGGTCGGTCGGCGGGTCCACGTTGACGACGAGGTCGAGGTCGTCGATGTGGATGCCGCGGGCTGCCACGTTCGTCGCGACGAGGGCGGTGACCTGGCCGTTCTTGAACTGGTCGAGCGTGCGGTTGCGCTGCGGCTGGGACCGCCCGCCGTGCAGGGCGGCGGCCCGTACGCCGCTGGCGAGGAGCCGCTTGGCGAAGCGGTCGGCGGCGCGCTTGGTGTCGACGAACATGATCACCCGGCCCTCGCGGGCGGCGATCTTCGTGGCGACGGCCTTCTTGTCCGTCTCGTCCAGGACGTGGAGCACGTGGTGCTCCATCGTCGTGACGGCGCCGGCGGACGGGTCGACGGAGTGCACGACCGGGTCGGTGAGGAACATCTTGACCAGGCGGTCGATGTTCTTGTCGAGGGTCGCGGAGAACAGCATCCGCTGTCCGTCGGGCTCGACCTGCTTGAGCAGCGCGACGACCTGCGGCATGAAGCCCATGTCGGCCATCTGGTCGGCCTCGTCGAGGACGGTGATCGCGACCTCGTCGAGCCGGCAGTCACCGCGCTCGATGAGGTCCTTGAGGCGGCCGGGCGTCGCGACGAGCACCTCGGCGCCACGGCGCAGCGCGCCGGACTGCCTGCTGATCGACATGCCGCCGACGACGGTGGCGACCCGCAGGTTCACGGAGGTGGCGTACGGGGTGAGCGCGTCGGTGACCTGCTGGGCGAGCTCGCGGGTCGGTACGAGGACGAGCGCGAGCGGGGCGGTCGGCTCGGAGCGGCGTCCCGCGGTGCGGGCGAGCAGCGCCAGGCCGAAGGCGAGGGTCTTGCCCGAGCCGGTGCGGCCGCGGCCGAGGATGTCCCGGCCGGCCAGCGAGTTCGGCAGGGTGGCGCCCTGGATGGGGAAGGGGTCGGTCACACCCTGTGCGGCGAGGGTCTTCAGCAGCGCGGCGGGCATGTCCAGCTCGGCGAACGCGTCGACGGCGGGCAGTGCGGGGGTGAGGGTCTCCGGCAGGGCGAATTCGCCGCCCTGGGCGGGTGCGGGCCTGCGTCGGGCCGGTGCCTTGCCGGATCCTCGGTTGGTCGCCTGTGCCCGGTCCGTGCCGCGGCCCTTTATCGGGCGGTTGCGGGTCGGACGGTCCTGGCGTTCGGAGCGGGTCATACGGAATTGCCCTCCTGGGGGATTCCTGGGGTTACTGCCGACTGCTGAGGTCTGCTGGTGTGCGCCCCAGGATGCAAGCACAGAGCAGATGTCCCGGTGGCGGAGCCGGACCGAGGACGGGACGAGCCGGAAACAGCACAAACCGGGGCCCGCACCTTCACGGTGCGGGCCCCGGCTGCGAGGTACGCGTCCGGCAATTAGGCCGGGACGATGTTCTCCGCCTGCGGGCCCTTCTGGCCCTGCGTGACGTCGAAGGAGACCTTCTGGCCCTCCTGGAGCTCACGGAAGCCCTGGGTGGCGATGTTGGAGTAGTGGGCGAAGACGTCGGCGCCGCCGCCGTCCTGCTCGATGAAGCCGAAGCCCTTTTCCGAGTTGAACCACTTCACGGTTCCAGTAGCCATGTCATTCTCCTAAAAGAGGTGCAGTGCCGGAAATCCGCACTTTACGAATTCCAAGTCGCCGCATTGAGCCCCATCCGGAGAAAGCCGGAAAACAATAAAGCGCCTGAGGAGGGTTCCCGTCAGGCGCACATAAAGTTCATGGGTACCAAAACTGCAACTCGGCAACCGTAGCACGTTCTGTCGGCGGGCGGCAGATCGGACCGGCGTCGGCGCGCCGGAAAGTCTGCCGGGCGGGGTGGTGGCGGAGGCTGTTCACGGCGGGTTCCGAAATCGTTCGCGGATGCTTCCCGCTCTGTTCCCCCAAGGGTCGTGCCCGCCCCGACGGGCGCCGGAATCTCATCTTCCGCGGAGGGCACGGGGCCTGCCGTCCTGGTGTCGGGCGCCGCCGTTCGGGAGTCCGTTTCACCCGGATGCCGTAGTGGCGCCGGCCCGGGATGCCTGCCCGGAGGGGGGTCGGATTCCTGGCAGCGTTACGCCGATCAGGTGCCGCCGGGCGGGCCCCGCCCCGTCGGCCACCCCGCCCGGCCCCGGCCACCCGTGCGGAGGTCAGGCGCGGGGCGCGAGGCCGTCCAGCAGGAGGGCGAGGTACGGGCGTGCGAGGTCCCCCGGGTCGGGTGCCTCCCCAGGATCCGGTGCGTCCCCCGTGCCCGGCCCGCCTTCCGGCCGGTGCCAGGTGGCGGTGCCCCAGACCGCGTCGTGGACGAGGCGCCCGGCGGGCCCGGTGTCCAGATCGGCGCGGAACTCCTTGTCGGCGACGCCGCGCTCCAGCGTGCGCGTCAGGGCCCGCTCGAACACCGGCTGCGCGTCGGCGAGGTGCTGGAATCCGGGCCGGGTGGCGAGGCGCGGGGCCTCCGTGCGGTAGATCGCGGCGGCGGCGCGGTGGCGCCCGATGTGGTGGAGGGACGCGGTGACCAGCGCTTCGAGGGTCTCCCTGGGGCCGAGTCCGGCGTCGAGCACGGTGTCGTACGCGGTGCGCAGCCCGGCCAGGAAGTCGGAGAGGATCTCGTCGACCATCGATTCCTTCGAATCGAAGTGGTGGTAGAGGCTGCCGGCGAGCATCCCGGCCTCGTCCGCGATCCCGCGGACGGTGGTGGCGTCGTACCCCTGTGCGGCGAAGACCTCTGCGGCGATGGCCAGCAGCTCGGGGCGGCGCCCGGGACGGGAGGTCGCCGTGGGCTTCTTCTTGGTAGGCACTCCCCCATTGTCCGTCCGGCCACGCGGCACCGGGCACCGCGTGGCCCCAGGTCAGGGCGTCAGACCTCGCGGACGGGGCTGTCGTCGGCTCCCCGGCGCAGGGTGCGCACCGGGTGGCCGGGCCGCCAGACCTGCACGACGAGGTCGTCGCCGTCGATCCCGGTGCGGACCACCTCGGCGGGGTCGGCGCGGAAGAGGAGGAAGGGCTCGGGCGGTGTCACCTCCTCGACGAAGCGGGCCAGCACGTCGGGGTCGGTGATCTCCACGGCCCGTCCGGAGACACGGATGTCTCCGTCGGCCATCTCCGCGTCGGGCCCCGGGTTGGCCTGGATCGCGAAGCGGGGGTCGCGCCGCAGGTCGAGCGCCTTGCGGGAGTGCGGCATCATGCCGAACCACATCGCGTCCATCCGGAACTCCACCTCCAGGCCGGTGACCCGGGGGGAGCCGTCGGCGCGCAGGGTCGCGAGGACGTGGTGCTTGTACTGCTGGAAGCGCTTCCGCACGGTGTCGGCGAGGGCGGGCTCCGCCGCGTGGAAGTCCTGCCACGCGCTCGGTGTCACGTTCGGTGTCATGGGACCCATCGAACCCCGTAATCACGACACCTTCTGTCGTGATGCGTGGGGCGTCACCGGATCGGGCGGCGTCCTGTGGCGATCAGTGGGGCCCGGCGCGGAGGGAGCCCGCGTCACCGACGGGGCGCTCGGCCGGCCCCCGGGGGTCCGGGCGGGTCGCTTCTGCCCTGGTCGCGTGGGGGTTTCGGGCACAGGACGCCCCGGCACCCGGGTGTGCCGCTCACGGCGGGCGTTCGCTATCTTGAGCGCCGCCGCCCCCGGCGGCCCTCCTCCCCGCCCACGAATGAAGGAGCCGGCCATGGAGGCCGCCGCCACCACGTGTTATCGCCACCCTTCGTACGAGGCGTATGTGCGCTGCACGCGCTGCGACCGGTACATCTGTCCCGACTGCATGCGTGAGGCGTCGGTCGGGCACCACTGCGTGGAGTGCGTGAAGGAGGGTCAGCGTTCGGTCCGCCGGGCCCGCTCGCTGTTCGGCGGCGAGGTGCCGAACGCCGCGACGCCGGTGGTGACGTATGTGCTGATGGCGTTGAACATCGTGGCGTACGTCGTCGAGGTCGTGCGGTCCGGGACGGTCGACCGGTTCGGGATGCTCGGGGCGGCGCTGGTCGGGCGGAACGGCAAGCTGTACGTGTACGACGGCTGGACGTCGCCCGGCTACGAGCTGACGGGGGTGGCCGACGGGGAGTGGTACCGGCTGCTGACGGGCGCCTTCCTGCATCTCCCGCCCGACGCGTCGTTGGGCGTGATGCACCTGGTCTTCAACATGCTCGCCCTGTGGAATCTGGGCCGGATCGTGGAGGGCCAGCTCGGCCGGGTGCGGTACCTCGCGCTGTACCTGCTGTCCGCGGTGGGCGGTTCGGTGCTGGTGTACCTGCTCTCGCCGGAGACACCGGCGGTCGGCGCGTCGGGGGCGGTCTTCGGCCTGGCGGCGTCCTTCTACGTCATCAACCGTCGTCTGGGCCGGGACATGGGGCCGGTCAACCGTTTCATGGCGGGGTTCCTGCTCTGGATGGTGATCTCCGCCGTGTTCACCTCGTGGGAGGGGCACCTCGGCGGGCTGGTGACCGGCGGCCTGGTGACGTACGGGCTCGCGTACGCCCCGGCGAGGCTGCGGACGTCCGGGGCCCAGCTGGCCGGCGGGGTGGTCCTGGTCGTGCTGCTGGCCGCGGTGGTGGCCGCGCGGACGGCCTCCCTGACGGGTGCGGCCTGACAAGGGCATCGCGCCCGAGGGAACTTCGGGGGTGGCACGGGTCCTGACCGGTGGACTACGTTGTGGCGCGATGACTACCGGGACGGCCTCGCGCCACACACGGATCGGTGACCCGGCACTCCCCTGAGCGCCGTACGGGCCGACGCCGGCCCGCACCGTGACGAAGGGTCCCGCGCCGGCCCGCGCCGTGACCGAGGGCCCGACGCCGCCGCGCGGGCTCCGCCTCCTGTCGTGCTGACCCCAGCTCGACACGTCGACCACGACAGGAGAACTCATGCGCACCGAGACACGGACCCTGCACATTCCCACCGCGGACGGCCGGGCCGACGCCTTCGCCGCCTTCCCCGACGACGGTGAGCGGCACCCGGGGGTACTGATGTACCCGGACGGCTTCGGCCTCCGGCCCGTGGTGCGGGACATGGCCCGCGAGCTGGCGGGACACGGGTACCACGTGCTCGTCCCGAACCTCTTCCACCGGCAGGGCCCGGCACCGGTGGTCGAGCTCCCCGAGCACATCGGGAAGGAGGCCAGGCCGGCGCTCTTCGCCCGGCTGATGCCCTTGATCGAGGCGCACACGGCGGAACGCACCCTGAGCGATGCCGAGGCATACCTCGGGTTCCTCGACGCCCTTCCCGAGGTCGGCGGCGGACCGGTCGGGGTGACGGGCTACTGCATCGGCGGGCTCTGCGCGGTGCGCACGGCCGCGGCCCACCCCGGGCGGGTGGCCGCCGTCGCCGCGTTCCACGCTCCCGTGGGCGCCGACGGGCCCGGCGGCCTGGCCGGGCTGACCGCCCAGGTCCACTTCGGGCACGCCGAGGGCGACATGACGCCCGAGTCCCTCGGCGAGCTCGACCGGGCCCTGGAGAAGACGGGTGCCGACTGGACCTCCGAGGTCTACCCCGGCACGGTGCACGGCTTCACCATGTCCGACACCGACGCCTTCGACCCTGCCGCGCTGCGGCGTCACTGGGACCGCCTGCTGCCCCTCCTGGGAGGCACACTGTCCGACGGCTGAGGCCCCGGAGCCCGGCCCCGTCCCCCTCCGTTCCCGGGAGGGGGACGGCGAACTCGCCGGTCCACGGCGTGAGTCCGCCTTCTGGGATCATTCGTCCCATGGCAAGAGATCTCCCGGCAGGGGAACCCGGGGCCGGCGGGCCCGGTGAGGGACCGCGCGGCCTTCTCCGGCGGCTGCACCCGCTCGACTGGCTGGCGGGCGTCCTGCTGGTCCTGGGGCTGCTCGCGGTGGTGACCGGGCTGCTGCCGCCGGAGCCCGCCGCCGCGGAGATGCGGCGCGTCGGGCCGCTGCTGGTGTTCCTGGGCACCGTGATCGTGATGGCCGAACTGACGGGCCGTGCGCAGGTCTTCGACGTGGTGGCGGCCTGGGTGGCGCGCGCGGGGCGGGGGCGGTATCCGCTGCTCTTCGGCCTCTGTGTGCTGTTCGCGTCGCTCACCACGATCACGCTGAACCTGGACACCACGGCGGTGCTCCTGACCCCGGTGATGCTGGCGCTGGCCGGCCGGGTGGGGATCGCCGCGGTGCCGCTGGCGATGACGACGGTGTGGCTCGCCAACACCGCGAGTCTGCTGCTGCCCGTCTCGAATCTGACCAATCTCCTGGCTGCGGACCGGGTGGCGCTCTCGCCGTCCGGCCTCGCCGCGGTGATGTGGCTGCCCCAGCTGGCGGCGATCGCCGTGACGGCGGCGTGCCTGTGGGTCTTCTACTGGCGGCGCGGCCGGCGCGGCACCGACCGGTACACCCCGCCGGGCGCTCCGGTGCCCGAGGATCCGGTGCTGCTGCGGATCTGCGCGGTGGCCTGTGCCGGCTTCCTGCTGGCGATCCTGGTCGCGGACGTTCCGCTCTGGTCTGCGTCGCTGACGGCGATGGTGGTGGTCGTGGTGGCGTTCGCGGTGCGGCGCGGGCGGGAGCTGCGGCTGTCGCTGGTGCCGTGGCGGCTGCTGGTCCTGGTCCCGGGGATGTTCCTGGTGGTGGAGACGGTCGACGCGCACGGGCTGCACGAGCTGCTGGAGTCGTTGCTCGGGACGGACGACGGGTTCGTGGGGATGCTGCGGACGGCGGCGGTGGGGGCGGGGCTGTCGAACGTCCTGAACAACCTGCCGGCGTATCTGGCGGGCGAGGCGGTCGTGCCGGTGGGGAATCAGCAGCAGTTGCTGGCGCTGCTGGTCGGCGTCAATGTGGGGCCGCTCGTCACTCCGTGGGCGTCGCTGGCGACGCTGCTGTGGTTCGAGCGGTGCCGCTGGCAGGGGACGCGGATCGCGTTGGGCCGGTTCATGGGGACCGGTCTGGTGCTCGCGGTGACGGGCACCCTGGCCGCGGTGTGCGCGCTGGCGCTGGTCGGCTGACCGGGCGCGGGGGCCGTCGCGGGCCCGGACGCGCCGCGGCGCTCGCCTTGTCCGGTCGGGGACGGGGCGAGCGCCGCGTTCAGTTCCGTACGCCGTTGTACGGGACGTCTGTGTGCCGTGGTCAGACCATCAGGGAACGGTCCGTCGGGCGGATCGGGGCGTGCAGGGCACTGGTCCCGGTCAGGAAGCGGTCCACGCCGCGTGCCGCGGAGCGGCCCTCGGCGATGGCCCAGACGATGAGGGACTGGCCGCGGCCCGCGTCACCGGCGACGTAGACGCCGTCGACGTTGGTCGCGTAGTTCTCGTCGCGCGCGATGTTGCCGCGCTCGTCGAGGTCGAGGCCGAACTGCTGGACGAGGCCGTTGGCCTGGTCGGTGCCGGTGAAGCCCATGGCCAGGGTGACGAGCTGGGCCGGGATGACCCGCTCGGTGCCGGCCTTCTGCTCCAGCTTGCCGTCCTTGAACTCCACCTCGATGAGGTGGAGCGACTGGACGTTGCCGTCCTCGTCGCCCTCGAAGTGGGTGGTGGAGACGGAGTAGAGCCGCTCGCCGCCCTCCTCGTGCGCGGAGGTGACCTTGTAGAGCATGGGGAAGGTCGGCCAGGGCTGGTTGGCGTTACGGTCCGCGCCCGGCTGCGGCATGATCTCCAGCTGGGTGAC contains:
- a CDS encoding ankyrin repeat domain-containing protein, whose translation is MVRALRAGASAESSDEEGTTALYLASVQDLPGAVRLLLAAGADPDRASGPEAGDLPLCGAACGGHTEVAEALLSAGADPDLSEEFGFTALRWAAGLGHARVAETLLAQGADPDLPGPQGEVPLVVAARRGSAHTVRALLLRGARGHSPALEEARRMLTLDVEQELRAALRRAYGDEGHASAVRRARVDGGVTVTVELLRGGEPFASQDLQTGHGAIATLLENELGVRAPFEELAVRALRGGDPGLDNWLVAAETLRLRGDEETFQAAVAWTASGDPLRQAFGADVLARLGFRAGARPFAARAVPLLRELARAGAPVAAEAAARALGGYEDAPAE
- a CDS encoding DEAD/DEAH box helicase; the protein is MTRSERQDRPTRNRPIKGRGTDRAQATNRGSGKAPARRRPAPAQGGEFALPETLTPALPAVDAFAELDMPAALLKTLAAQGVTDPFPIQGATLPNSLAGRDILGRGRTGSGKTLAFGLALLARTAGRRSEPTAPLALVLVPTRELAQQVTDALTPYATSVNLRVATVVGGMSISRQSGALRRGAEVLVATPGRLKDLIERGDCRLDEVAITVLDEADQMADMGFMPQVVALLKQVEPDGQRMLFSATLDKNIDRLVKMFLTDPVVHSVDPSAGAVTTMEHHVLHVLDETDKKAVATKIAAREGRVIMFVDTKRAADRFAKRLLASGVRAAALHGGRSQPQRNRTLDQFKNGQVTALVATNVAARGIHIDDLDLVVNVDPPTDHKDYLHRGGRTARAGESGSVVTLVLPEEKRDMTRLMQDAGIAPRTTRIKSGDEELSRITGAREPSGVAIVIEVPEPVQPKPRTRGGGQGSGAAAGGSFRSGSRGRGRRGGTGAGQGAAQGGAGGASRGGGTGGGARGGAGGGAARGGAGGGASRGGAGGAGGSARGAGAGRAAGTGRGSAPGRGRRAA
- a CDS encoding cold-shock protein yields the protein MATGTVKWFNSEKGFGFIEQDGGGADVFAHYSNIATQGFRELQEGQKVSFDVTQGQKGPQAENIVPA
- a CDS encoding TetR/AcrR family transcriptional regulator, coding for MPTKKKPTATSRPGRRPELLAIAAEVFAAQGYDATTVRGIADEAGMLAGSLYHHFDSKESMVDEILSDFLAGLRTAYDTVLDAGLGPRETLEALVTASLHHIGRHRAAAAIYRTEAPRLATRPGFQHLADAQPVFERALTRTLERGVADKEFRADLDTGPAGRLVHDAVWGTATWHRPEGGPGTGDAPDPGEAPDPGDLARPYLALLLDGLAPRA
- a CDS encoding pyridoxamine 5'-phosphate oxidase family protein → MTPNVTPSAWQDFHAAEPALADTVRKRFQQYKHHVLATLRADGSPRVTGLEVEFRMDAMWFGMMPHSRKALDLRRDPRFAIQANPGPDAEMADGDIRVSGRAVEITDPDVLARFVEEVTPPEPFLLFRADPAEVVRTGIDGDDLVVQVWRPGHPVRTLRRGADDSPVREV
- a CDS encoding rhomboid family intramembrane serine protease, with protein sequence MEAAATTCYRHPSYEAYVRCTRCDRYICPDCMREASVGHHCVECVKEGQRSVRRARSLFGGEVPNAATPVVTYVLMALNIVAYVVEVVRSGTVDRFGMLGAALVGRNGKLYVYDGWTSPGYELTGVADGEWYRLLTGAFLHLPPDASLGVMHLVFNMLALWNLGRIVEGQLGRVRYLALYLLSAVGGSVLVYLLSPETPAVGASGAVFGLAASFYVINRRLGRDMGPVNRFMAGFLLWMVISAVFTSWEGHLGGLVTGGLVTYGLAYAPARLRTSGAQLAGGVVLVVLLAAVVAARTASLTGAA
- a CDS encoding dienelactone hydrolase family protein — its product is MRTETRTLHIPTADGRADAFAAFPDDGERHPGVLMYPDGFGLRPVVRDMARELAGHGYHVLVPNLFHRQGPAPVVELPEHIGKEARPALFARLMPLIEAHTAERTLSDAEAYLGFLDALPEVGGGPVGVTGYCIGGLCAVRTAAAHPGRVAAVAAFHAPVGADGPGGLAGLTAQVHFGHAEGDMTPESLGELDRALEKTGADWTSEVYPGTVHGFTMSDTDAFDPAALRRHWDRLLPLLGGTLSDG
- a CDS encoding SLC13 family permease; this translates as MARDLPAGEPGAGGPGEGPRGLLRRLHPLDWLAGVLLVLGLLAVVTGLLPPEPAAAEMRRVGPLLVFLGTVIVMAELTGRAQVFDVVAAWVARAGRGRYPLLFGLCVLFASLTTITLNLDTTAVLLTPVMLALAGRVGIAAVPLAMTTVWLANTASLLLPVSNLTNLLAADRVALSPSGLAAVMWLPQLAAIAVTAACLWVFYWRRGRRGTDRYTPPGAPVPEDPVLLRICAVACAGFLLAILVADVPLWSASLTAMVVVVVAFAVRRGRELRLSLVPWRLLVLVPGMFLVVETVDAHGLHELLESLLGTDDGFVGMLRTAAVGAGLSNVLNNLPAYLAGEAVVPVGNQQQLLALLVGVNVGPLVTPWASLATLLWFERCRWQGTRIALGRFMGTGLVLAVTGTLAAVCALALVG